The sequence TGTTGCCAAGGTGACGCCACCCGCAGTTTCTGTGAAAATACCTTCGGTCACAGCGAGGAGTTTCATTGCATCTACAATCTCTTCATCCGTTGCGGCATCGGCCCATCCACCCGTTTCTTTGATGGTTTTAATCGCATAATATCCATCGGCTGGGTTTCCAATAGCGAGAGATTTCGCAATGGTGTTTGGTTTTTCAGGTTTAAAAAGCTCGTGACCGGCTTTAACGGCATGGACGATGGGGGCACAGCCTTCCGCTTGAGCGCCATAGATTTTTGTAGAGGCATCCTCCACCAAACCCAATTCATAGAATTCTTTCATGGCCTTTCGGACCTTGGTAATGAGCGATCCCCCGGCCATGGGAACGACGATGTGTTGTGGGGTACGCCAACCCATTTGTTCCATAATTTCATAGGTATAGGTCTTTGACCCTTCGCCATAAAAGGGGCGAATATTGATGTTTACAAATGCCCATCCGTATTTATCTGCAATCTCGCTCGAGAGACGATTGACTTCATCATACGTCCCTCGAATTCCGACCAAATGGGTTCCGAAAACAAGGGTGCCCAGCACTTTCCCTTGCTCGAGATCTGCCGGAATAAAAATATAACTTTCAAGCCCTGCATGGGCCGCATTAGCTGCGACAGAATTTGCCAAATTTCCCGTTGATGCACAGGCGACCACCTTAAATCCAAATTCCTTTGCCTTAGAAAGGGCAACGGCTACGACACGGTCTTTGAAGGACAATGTCGGATGATTCACCGCATCATTTTTAATATAGAGTTCTTTTAAACCTAGAAATTCAGCGAGTCTTTTCGATCTAAAAAAAGGAGTAAACCCGACCTCAA comes from Chlamydiota bacterium and encodes:
- a CDS encoding threonine synthase, translated to MSTTAHSTGTQSYTLGLKCRECQKEYSLEPVHVCEDCFGPLEVVYDYAAIKKVLTREVIHSRKTTMWRYQELLPLSQAPTVGLEVGFTPFFRSKRLAEFLGLKELYIKNDAVNHPTLSFKDRVVAVALSKAKEFGFKVVACASTGNLANSVAANAAHAGLESYIFIPADLEQGKVLGTLVFGTHLVGIRGTYDEVNRLSSEIADKYGWAFVNINIRPFYGEGSKTYTYEIMEQMGWRTPQHIVVPMAGGSLITKVRKAMKEFYELGLVEDASTKIYGAQAEGCAPIVHAVKAGHELFKPEKPNTIAKSLAIGNPADGYYAIKTIKETGGWADAATDEEIVDAMKLLAVTEGIFTETAGGVTLATLQKLIRSGHIPKDECVVLCITGNGLKTQEALIGKVGEPQVIDAKLSDFDRIYKS